One genomic region from Ptychodera flava strain L36383 chromosome 5, AS_Pfla_20210202, whole genome shotgun sequence encodes:
- the LOC139132707 gene encoding tripartite motif-containing protein 3-like, with the protein MAKITRAHSQKITSQIREEYLSCTICLQRYTAPKILPCHHTFCSGCLTTCVGKETEVICPTCYTPCPLSADGVKHLKSSFFISSLIDIVCQGTPDRCEVPGVCEGCEENVASHRCLDCSLDFCQSCTKPHKIVPATRNHRILTYNEYNKASLSDVRLDSRVYCKYHPEREIKFYCDTCQVPVCLECTVVEHRVPRCSHRNLQDAAEDYAKKLREMLTKVREKEEKCEASKGMAGDNMDKLRKYCREEEERIRRTSDEMIRMIKREQQRLVEELKTDYATKLKQAEVQVHDLEFTRGNISSVCSHIETVIQHGSALQLLTSQEEMVNRIEKLATAKTTEVKPPDIVRFKAMCDIREHDILGMLQSKVSVQNCSVENIPKQIFTGGSFDIIIKTRDGTGKLVIPYEEVTAKLAIREGSWEDLRVWDNRDGTHRATVRGRVEGTYRVTVAIAGQLVPGAPFGISVKKGFVRNIGTKGKDKSQFSSPMGIATNRQGDLVTCDTTNSRVQIIDTDGNCKSAFTVTDFENLFNPCGIAISTEDEYFMTDLGNIQVIVSDDKGQLCRSFGQAELKYPHGIAISPLDDTVYVTDWDGKIAGTDKENSHCVRKFTQDGRHIRSFGKYGTKHGHFRGPAYLAVNHQGMVFVSDFYNCRIWVISPDCVFLCSIGSCGKDGGRLCGPSGVVVDSNGYIYIAEVTNQRVQKFTSNGLFVSRIDIDEDGLCRPHGITLTNDVPCRVAVVDHENDCIKVFAQ; encoded by the coding sequence ATGGCAAAGATAACCCGTGCCCACTCGCAGAAAATTACCAGTCAAATTCGCGAAGAGTACCTTTCCTGTACAATTTGCCTTCAACGGTACACGGCCCCCAAGATTCTGCCATGCCACCACACGTTTTGTAGTGGGTGCCTAACGACCTGTGTGGGAAAGGAAACAGAGGTGATTTGTCCAACTTGTTACACACCATGTCCACTGTCTGCTGATGGCGTGAAGCATTTGAAGAGTAGCTTTTTTATCAGCTCTCTGATCGATATCGTATGTCAAGGAACGCCTGATCGATGTGAAGTACCTGGAGTCTGTGAAGGTTGTGAAGAAAACGTCGCTTCTCACAGATGTCTCGATTGTAGTTTAGATTTCTGCCAATCATGCACAAAGCCTCACAAAATTGTCCCAGCAACCAGAAACCACCGAATTCTTACATACAATGAGTACAATAAAGCGAGCTTATCGGACGTTCGGCTTGACTCAAGGGTTTACTGCAAATATCACCCCGAGAGAGAGATCAAGTTTTACTGCGACACTTGCCAAGTTCCAGTCTGTTTAGAATGCACTGTCGTTGAACATCGCGTTCCTAGGTGTTCCCATAGAAACCTGCAGGATGCAGCCGAAGACTACGCCAAGAAGTTGAGAGAAATGCTGACAAAAGTGagagaaaaagaagagaaatgcGAGGCAAGTAAAGGTATGGCGGGTGACAACATGGACAAGTTGAGAAAATACTGTCGTGAAGAAGAAGAGAGGATAAGACGGACATCAGACGAGATGATCAGAATGATAAAAAGGGAACAGCAAAGACTGGTTGAGGAGTTAAAAACAGATTATGCTACAAAACTAAAACAAGCTGAGGTGCAAGTTCATGACTTAGAATTCACACGTGGTAACATCTCCAGTGTATGCAGCCACATTGAAACAGTGATACAGCATGGTAGTGCCTTACAGCTCCTGACTTCACAGGAAGAGATGGTGAACCGTATCGAAAAATTGGCCACGGCAAAAACAACAGAGGTGAAACCACCAGACATTGTCAGATTCAAGGCGATGTGCGACATCAGAGAGCATGACATACTGGGAATGCTGCAATCAAAAGTGAGTGTGCAGAACTGTTCGGTTGAAAATATTCCTAAACAGATTTTCACTGGGGGCTCATTTGACATCATCATCAAGACCAGGGACGGCACGGGAAAATTAGTCATACCATACGAAGAAGTGACGGCAAAGTTAGCAATACGAGAGGGGTCATGGGAAGATCTCAGAGTCTGGGACAACAGAGATGGAACACACAGGGCTACTGTACGTGGTCGAGTAGAAGGTACATATCGGGTGACAGTAGCAATTGCAGGACAACTTGTACCAGGAGCACCTTTTGGTATTTCAGTGAAGAAAGGATTCGTAAGAAATATTGGTACAAAGGGGAAGGACAAGAGTCAGTTCAGTAGTCCAATGGGTATAGCCACTAACCGACAAGGAGATTTGGTCACATGTGACACAACCAACAGCAGAGTTCAAATAATTGACACAGATGGCAATTGCAAGTCTGCCTTTACAGTCACGGATTTCGAGAACCTGTTCAATCCTTGTGGTATAGCAATATCAACTGAAGATGAATACTTCATGACAGATCTAGGCAACATCCAAGTGATTGTAAGTGATGACAAAGGACAATTATGTCGATCCTTTGGTCAGGCAGAACTGAAATACCCTCATGGAATTGCAATCAGTCCTCTAGATGACACTGTTTATGTCACAGACTGGGATGGAAAGATTGCAGGAACAGACAAGGAAAACAGTCACTGTGTCCGAAAGTTCACACAGGATGGCAGGCACATAAGATCCTTTGGAAAGTACGGCACCAAGCATGGGCATTTCAGAGGACCAGCATATTTAGCTGTAAACCACCAGGGGATGGTATTTGTTTCAGATTTTTACAATTGTCGCATATGGGTGATCAGTCCAGACTGCGTGTTTTTGTGTTCGATCGGCAGCTGTGGCAAAGATGGCGGTCGCCTGTGCGGGCCCTCGGGTGTTGTGGTTGATAGCAACGGATACATTTATATTGCTGAGGTCACAAACCAACGAGTTCAGAAATTCACCAGCAACGGTCTATTCGTATCACGTATCGACATTGATGAGGACGGACTCTGTAGACCACATGGCATTACCCTGACCAATGATGTGCCCTGTAGAGTGGCAGTTGTTGATCATGAGAATGACTGCATTAAAGTCTTTGCTCAGTAG
- the LOC139133033 gene encoding ubiquitin carboxyl-terminal hydrolase 14-like, translating into MPVYKVNVKWGKEKFDKVELNTDEPPMVFKAQLFALSGVQPDRQKVMMKGAVLKDDSWDKFKLKDGANFLMMGSADELPKEPAQQTVFMEDMSEDQLASALDLPAGLNNLGNTCYMNATLQCLKSVPELKEALKKYPGTMTPAGMVMPAESITVAMRDLFETMNKTSSGIPPIIMLQVLHLAFPHFAEKSEQGVFQQQDANECWTQVVRMLQQKVPGEPGKSQASGDEAEVGKGFIDQYFGIEMESVLKCVEAEDEPETKSSETLYQLSCFISQDVKYMHTGLVSRMKEHIEKNSPSLERNAQYLKESKISRLPGYLTIQFVRFYYKEKEAVNAKILKDVKFPANLDVFDLCTQELQKKLTPVREKFKEIDDKKVEEEQKAKELAKETGKQTASKPEAMSVESKDENTQLEPFSFEDDIGSNNSGYYELQAVLTHQGRSSSSGHYVAWIKRKGDEWFKCDDDKISMVTLEDILRLSGGGDWHCAYVLIYGPKRLEKQLEESA; encoded by the exons ATGCCAGTCTACAAAG TCAATGTCAAGTGGGGAAAGGAGAAGTTTGATAAGGTGGAGCTGAACACGGATGAACCTCCCATGGTGTTCAAGGCTCAGCTATTTGCCCTGTCTGGTGTACAACCAGACAGGCAGAAAGTCATGATGAAAGGAGCTGTTCTGAAAGATGACTCATGGGACAAATTCAAACTGAAAGAC GGTGCAAACTTTCTGATGATGGGTTCAGCAGATGAGCTGCCCAAGGAACCAGCACAGCAGACAGTGTTCATGGAAGATATGTCTGAAGATCAACTTGCTTCGGCG CTTGATCTTCCAGCTGGTCTGAATAACCTAGGGAATACATGTTACATGAATGCAACATTACAGTGTTTGAAATCTGTACCTGAACTCAAAGAGGCACTAAAAAA ATATCCAGGCACTATGACACCAGCAGGAATGGTAATGCCTGCTGAGTCCATCACAGTTGCCATGAGGGATCTGTTTGAAACAATGAACAAGACATCATCGGGCATACCACCCATTATCATGTTACAAGTGCTTCACCTAGCATTCCCACATTTTGCGGAAAAGTCAGAACAGGGCGTGTTCCAGCAACAG GACGCCAATGAATGCTGGACCCAGGTTGTCAGGATGTTACAGCAGAAGGTACCGGGAGAGCCAGGGAAATCTCAAGCCAGCGGTGACGAAGCTGAGGTTGGCAAAGGCTTCATTGATCAGTATTTTGGCATTGAGATGGAGAGTGT ACTGAAGTGTGTTGAAGCTGAGGATGAGCCAGAGACAAAGTCATCGGAAACTCTGTACCAGCTGAGTTGTTTCATTTCCCAAGATGTTAAATATATGCACACAGGACTTGTGTCT CGAATGAAAGAGCACATTGAAAAGAATTCACCTTCACTTGAAAGAAATGCTCAGTATCTCAAAGAG TCCAAAATTAGTCGATTACCTGGTTACCTGACGATACAGTTTGTAAGATTCTATTACAAGGAGAAAGAAGCTgtaaatgcaaagattttaaaG GATGTGAAATTTCCAGCAAACCTTGATGTCTTTGACCTCTGTACTCAAGAATTACAAAAGAAACTCACACCTGTCAGggaaaaattcaaagaaatagATGACAAGAAGGTTGAAGAAGAACAAAAG GCAAAGGAATTAGCAAAGGAAACAGGAAAGCAGACTGCCAGTAAACCAGAAGCAATGAGTGTTGAAAGTAAAGATGAAAATACTCAATTAGAACCGTTCTCATTTGAAGATG ACATAGGCTCAAACAATAGTGGTTACTATGAGTTGCAAGCAGTGCTGACTCATCAAGGTAGATCTAGTTCATCtggtcattacgtcgcatgGATCAAGAGAAAGGGAG ATGAATGGTTCAAATGCGATGACGACAAAATCTCCATGGTTACACTTGAAGATATCCTCCGGCTATCCGGCGGCGGAGACTGGCACTGTGCGTATGTACTCATCTATGGTCCAAAACGACTTGAAAAACAACTGGAGGAATCAGCTTAA